Proteins encoded together in one Funiculus sociatus GB2-C1 window:
- a CDS encoding Uma2 family endonuclease encodes METITLNVPPMVALTDEQFYHLCMANEEWRMELTSEGELIIMSPTGGETGIRNSDLNADVVIWNRQTRLGYVFDSSTIFQLPNGAKRSPDVSWVIRERWEALSSEDKRRFPPLCPDFVIELRSQTDSLSKLQTKMLDYLANGLRLGWLIDPQTTRAEIYRANQDVEIINFSQDQTPPTLSGESVLPGFTLDLTFMFNF; translated from the coding sequence ATGGAAACTATAACTCTGAATGTTCCCCCGATGGTAGCTCTAACAGATGAGCAATTTTATCATCTGTGCATGGCAAATGAAGAATGGCGCATGGAACTTACATCTGAAGGAGAATTGATTATTATGTCCCCTACGGGTGGAGAAACTGGTATTAGAAATTCCGATTTAAATGCCGATGTGGTTATCTGGAACCGTCAGACACGACTAGGTTATGTCTTTGACTCTTCCACCATCTTTCAATTACCCAATGGCGCGAAGCGATCGCCTGATGTCTCTTGGGTAATTCGAGAACGATGGGAAGCCTTATCTTCTGAAGATAAGCGGCGATTTCCTCCTCTGTGTCCAGACTTTGTAATTGAGCTGCGTTCCCAAACAGATAGCTTGTCAAAACTCCAAACCAAAATGCTCGATTACCTCGCCAACGGCTTGCGCCTTGGCTGGTTGATTGACCCTCAAACTACTAGAGCAGAAATTTATCGTGCCAATCAAGATGTAGAAATCATTAATTTCTCACAGGATCAAACTCCACCTACTTTATCAGGGGAATCTGTGCTACCTGGATTTACCCTTGATCTAACTTTTATGTTCAATTTTTGA